The following proteins are co-located in the Pseudomonadota bacterium genome:
- a CDS encoding PAS domain S-box protein, translated as MKDPSRTNQELIEEISASKQRIKELEQSESEHKRTEDALKESEERYRTVADFTYAWEYWLAPDGKYVYVSPACERISGYRVEEFHQDPKLLEKIIHPDDKHRFVIHIHDVLQDKSDVCTLEFRIITRNNEDRWIGHECRGVYGRDGEYLGQRGSNRDITDSKKAEEELKEKDKFMESIVQSSAVATFVVNAEHKVIYWNKACEDLTGIKSEDLLGASDHWKAFYDYPRPCVADVIIDNKFNEMTNLYGVYARSVLIPEGIHAEGWYPNLGGKNRYIVFDAAPIYDDNGKLIAAIETLQDITNRKQAEEQLKHERQRFSVLSENAPFGMAMIDKDGNFVYINPKFKEIFGYNLSEIPDGRTWFTKAYPNPAYRQTVIAAWVEDLKAAGPGEKRPRVFTVTCKDGTEKIVNLISVQMETGVHIMTCEDITSRKLAEEELQQTTEKLRKSLSGTIQALSSTVETRDPYTAGHQRKVSNLARVIAQEMGLSNDTVDTIRMAGIIHDIGKISVPAEILSKGGTLTNIEMNLIKVHSQSGYDILKDVGLPYPIAEIVLQHHERLDGSGYPQGLKGEQILLETKIISVADVVEAIPSHRPYRPALGIDAALEEIENNKDILYDAQVVEACLKLFREKGFCFE; from the coding sequence ATGAAAGATCCATCCAGGACGAATCAGGAACTGATCGAAGAGATATCCGCCTCAAAGCAGAGAATCAAGGAACTGGAACAATCGGAATCAGAACACAAGCGTACGGAGGATGCGCTTAAGGAGAGTGAAGAGAGATATCGCACAGTGGCTGACTTTACCTATGCCTGGGAGTACTGGCTCGCTCCCGATGGAAAATATGTTTATGTCTCCCCTGCCTGTGAGCGCATCTCCGGGTATCGGGTTGAAGAATTTCATCAAGACCCAAAACTGCTGGAAAAGATCATCCACCCCGACGACAAACACCGGTTTGTTATCCATATTCACGACGTGTTGCAGGACAAATCTGATGTTTGCACACTGGAGTTTCGTATAATAACCAGGAACAACGAAGACCGTTGGATCGGACATGAGTGTCGGGGGGTGTACGGCCGTGATGGTGAATATCTAGGACAACGGGGCAGTAACCGTGACATTACCGATAGCAAAAAGGCGGAGGAAGAATTAAAGGAAAAAGATAAGTTCATGGAATCCATAGTTCAAAGTTCTGCGGTAGCCACTTTTGTCGTCAACGCGGAACATAAAGTGATTTACTGGAACAAGGCATGCGAAGACCTTACTGGAATAAAATCAGAGGATTTACTTGGCGCCAGTGATCACTGGAAGGCTTTCTATGATTATCCCCGTCCCTGTGTCGCGGACGTAATTATTGACAATAAATTCAATGAGATGACTAACCTTTACGGAGTCTACGCGAGGTCCGTTCTCATACCCGAAGGAATACACGCTGAAGGCTGGTATCCCAATCTTGGCGGCAAAAACAGGTATATAGTATTTGATGCCGCGCCCATATACGATGATAATGGAAAATTAATAGCCGCTATTGAAACACTACAGGACATAACCAACCGCAAGCAGGCAGAAGAACAACTGAAACACGAAAGACAGAGGTTTTCTGTCCTTTCTGAAAATGCACCCTTTGGAATGGCAATGATAGATAAGGATGGGAATTTTGTCTATATCAACCCGAAATTTAAAGAAATATTCGGGTACAACCTGTCAGAGATTCCTGATGGAAGAACATGGTTTACAAAGGCATACCCCAACCCTGCATACAGGCAGACCGTTATCGCGGCATGGGTAGAAGATTTAAAAGCAGCCGGACCAGGTGAAAAAAGACCACGGGTTTTTACTGTAACGTGTAAGGATGGAACGGAAAAGATTGTTAACCTCATCTCGGTGCAAATGGAAACCGGTGTGCACATTATGACTTGCGAAGATATTACCTCCCGCAAACTTGCCGAAGAAGAGTTACAACAGACTACCGAGAAGCTAAGAAAATCCTTATCAGGCACTATCCAAGCATTGTCTTCAACGGTTGAGACAAGAGACCCCTATACCGCGGGCCACCAGAGGAAGGTATCAAACCTTGCACGGGTAATCGCACAGGAGATGGGTCTGTCAAACGATACAGTTGATACTATCCGTATGGCAGGCATTATTCATGATATCGGCAAGATATCGGTACCCGCAGAAATTTTAAGTAAGGGCGGCACATTAACAAACATAGAAATGAACCTTATCAAGGTTCACTCTCAATCAGGATATGACATATTAAAAGATGTGGGATTGCCGTATCCCATAGCAGAAATAGTCCTCCAACACCATGAACGGTTAGACGGTTCGGGCTATCCGCAGGGGTTGAAAGGTGAACAAATCCTCCTCGAAACTAAGATTATCTCTGTGGCCGATGTGGTTGAAGCTATTCCCTCCCACCGTCCTTATCGCCCTGCCCTTGGAATAGATGCAGCCCTCGAAGAGATAGAGAACAACAAAGACATCCTCTACGATGCTCAAGTGGTGGAGGCATGTCTTAAATTGTTTCGGGAGAAGGGGTTTTGTTTTGAGTAG